In the genome of Ctenopharyngodon idella isolate HZGC_01 chromosome 16, HZGC01, whole genome shotgun sequence, the window tatcatcatgattgctatcttaccagagatggagaaaaatcctactccagtaagtaaacgtgtccctgtgaaCCGGTCCTCAAAAATGTTGGTACTCAAAAGCGCTTCCCTCCATGCTTTCTGGTGCGCGTCGTTTATTTTTACCACGCATGCGCACCTGCGTACCATCTATGTGCACCCCTGCCTGTTATCATTATAAATAGGCTAAAAATACAATTGagtataaatacagtaaaatatagtAGGATAATGTAATAGTACTATAATAACTTTGAATAAAATAGCAGATAGTATatcataaattgtaaaataatatagtcaataaaataaaaatagcaaataaAATAGTGAGTAGTGAATAGTACAATCATAATAATCTAAGTCGTATAATATCATCATAATATAATAGGCAGACGAGGTCTCTTGGAAATGCAGAGAACAGTCCACTGACAGGCTTTCTTCAGCCTTCTCTGAGGTTTGTGTTGTCCTGGTTCCACTGGCTAAACTggggtaaaaatataaatgagccACGATTAGATGACAGGCAATCAAATCACCTGCTCTTCGGAGAGGAGTCGGTTTAGGTCTGTCTGTACTTCTGACAGCCTGAGCTGTCCTGTCAAAGTCCTCTGGCTTCATTGCACGGAAGACTCACTTGCGATTTTGATTAGTTAATgatataaactataatataatcTCAGACTTCATAAAAATCATGTaaactttatattatttcttataAAGTCTCAGTTTTCATAGATAACTAGCATTGTCGCTGGCTTTTAATAGTCCGACTTTGGTGGTTATACATTGTTATAATGACCAAATGCAAACAGAAATAACTGTTCAGACTTACATGTGAAAGGTAACTCCCCGATATGTGGTTTGGATTGTGCGACGGTTTATAAAATCTCAAAATAATCAGGCATCTTTTCTTCAGTCCACTTACGATAGTTACAAGTTGCCCCTACAAATATGGCGGCGCCGTTGACGTGCGATCCAGCAGCCAATGGGGCGTCTGTATATGACAGCCTCAGCGCAGCGGCCTGTCATCGCTCATCAGTGTCAAAATAATTGAGCtgaccaatcaaatcaaagtaggcgGGCTTTATGTTCAAAGAATGTGCTGAGCTTCAGTCAACGGTCATGAAGTGCTTGATATGATGTAAGTAGCGAAACTAAACATTTCATGTTTGACAGCTGTTTTAGGCTAGAAATGTTAAACGGTGTTAAACATTTATATGTTATACTGGGATATATTTTTTCTTCGGGTGGCAGTTGCCGCAAATTAGGCGATTTATTTCATGCTTGAGTTGCCAGTATCTTACCCGTACATGACTTACATCGGGACAGATTAATAACAAATACACCAACAGACAGCATGGTGTGACGATGTcttaaataaatctgttttattcTGCTCCTCCTAAAAGTACAGTAATACGCAAAGACTGTTAGATATACAaaagttgcgtcccaaatgacgcactacacactatgcacttatacactgtGTACTTGCATCTCATCCATGTAGTGTGTAAATTGTATAAggttgttttgtcatttaacaacgGAGTCAGATAGCCCctataattaaagctgcgataGTTGAGTGCATTAAGTGTCCAACATTCTacattaatttagtgcatcatccgggcatttaaagtgcactttttctttgttGGAATTTTCTGCGTGAACGCACTACTCacactatttgtacttaaaaacgtTATAGAATAGTGCGTAAGTAtacgcgaattgggacgcacctatCAATGGGAGAAATTACAACGCGCAAAATGGCGGAATATGCcacgccttctaagtaaaagagccaatcgctgattgataaagtcattgcgtcgcTGCAGCTGcagttagaagctccggttcccatagaaacctgagaatCGCGCGTAGACGCGCAAAATTGACCAATCATTTCTGCAGCTTTTGAATATTATTAAgaatgtgacgtcacagcagACGGGTAATAAAAGCGCGCACTTTGCTCGCTCTGCATCGCTTGCAGTTGGTTGCTCATTCTGGTGTTTCTTGTGTTTTCTCACTTGATTCGCGCTTGAGTCACAACAActtgcattttaaatacataatttattgCGCAATTTATTGCACAATATTGcaccatttttgcttttatcTGTACACGACTTAAATCGGCACAGATAAATAACAAACCGTTGATCTCATTGCACATCTTGCGGTCTTCAGTAGCCTAGTTAAGGCTTTCAAAATGGTGCTATTTACTTTACTGGGACTGTGCGCTCTTTTCCTGCGAGAAAGGAAAAAAGCCAACAACACCCACTCCGGTCAAACTGAAAACGTGGACCAGAGTGAGGAAGTTCCACCTGTGGAGAGAAGGCCTGATGATGGTAAATGAGAAGTTCATGTTATGAGAATATGTACTTATTGTTTATTGGAGTCTGCACTGGCTCTACActtaattttctatttaaacattttttggaggacagtcaaAAATTTAGAGGCATAGCTGAAGTTCAGTTTTGTAAAGTTTGCAACATAATGTGGCACAATacaacatacatacatgcacaagCATGAATTAAAAACTGAATTGTACTACAAAATCCAGAAACTTAATAAGACATTACACACCATCTTTcatgaattaatgcatttacatagaaattaaaatgtattattacttttattggAGTCTGTATGTTGCCTAACAAGGTGAATATGcgcatgaatattaattacatcACATAATGTTTGTTTACTGCATGCACACATTGCagtaatatgaatattttattaatacgGTAATGTTGATGTCATTACCCTCTTTAGGTCAGACTTCTTCTCAGGGTATCACCAGTGACCCTGAAGTCCTCCCTACCACAGAGGAACCTATCACTGGTGACCCTGAAGTAAATGAGGACTGGCGTCAAGACCTATCATTGGAGGAGCCAGTCACTGGTGACCCTCAAATCGATGATGGCTGGAGTGACGACGTCTTCCGAGATGTAGTCGGTGATTTGTCCGAATGGAGTGCCGACGTCCTCCATGCTCTCGACAGTGTCATGTGCAAGTTTAACGACGACTCCTTCCAAACTCCTGTTGATGATGCACCTGACATGAGTGATGACGTCCCTGAAGCTTCAGATGGACTAGCAGAGGACACTGTGGCACCTCAGCTGAGCCAGCCGCAGGATGATGAGAGAACAATTATGGGTCAGTTTGCTAAACTTTAAACCCTAACAttacccaacacacacacacagttcaagGGCTTATACTTTGAATTGACTTTAAGTTCACTTTTTAGTTGATAAATAACatggaatgatttttttttttttttttttttttttttttacatttaacaagatttcatttaaatttgtaTATAGGTATGGGTAAAGTTGTATATTTTAcactgaatttttttaatgactacTACACACATATTCAATTTAAAGGCACACATATTCAATTTAGTTACTCATTAATGTATGAATCAGAAAAGTCTTGttgaaatagttttagttaaagtaGGTGCTGTCACTGCTTGACATTTCAACACCTTTTATCTTTCTTTTAACAGAAATCAATTCCTTGAGCTATGAAATCGGTGATCAACTGGGTGAAGGAGGCTTTGGAACCGTTTATGCTGCGACTTGTTTGGAAGATGACCGTCAGGTATCAATTACTTACAATATTAatctagattattatttttgtcttgtatTATACTCGTATGACATCCAAGCACTCTAAGTATGTCTTATATTCACTATTTAGTGCACTTGACATGTCAGACCTGTTTAAATCATCAGATATGCCTACATGTTTGTACATTTATGAAACATTACATGCCTGTTCAGGGTTAATAATTGAAATATGTGAAACTCTGAACacataaactgtaaataatTCTACCACAAatctattttctgtttttttcatcAGGTGGCGGTGAAATTTGCTTCCAGCGAGTATGCAAAATATGTCCACATTGTAAGTCAGTTTTTCCTCTCAATCACTGTTTTCAGTTTTAAACACCTCATACATAAAtcacagaatgatttttttcagcCTTTATAACAACTGTGTTTTTTCTAGGACGGTTATTCCAGACCCGTTCCACTTGAGGTCGCTCTGCAAATGTTTGCCAATCAAGGGCCCAGGGTTCCTCAGATCATCGAGCTCCTGGACTGGAAGGATGAGGACGAGGACGATTACTACATTATGGTCCTAGAGCGGCCCATGCCCTGTCAGTCCTTGCATGACTACTTACGGAACTATACGGGCACCATTGATGAGGATTTAGCACGGATTATTATGGGAGAAGTGGCGTTCGCAGCTCAAATATGCTGCCAGCGTGGAGTGTTTCACCGGGACATTAAACTGGAAAACCTGCTGATTAACCCGGGCACCCTCGAAGTCAAACTGATTGACTTTGGATGTGGTGATTTCCTCACCAGTGCGGGTTACACGTCCTTTGCTGGTATGTATAATTTCTCAAAGCTGTAAAGTGGGTCTCAGTCTCTGGTGATGAGTTGAGAGCCGTTCACACAGGACTCTCATGAAGCATCATGGAATGGGATTCAGTGTTATGATTAGCATCAAATAATTTCGGATATCTAgttaaaatgttgtgttaatGGAAACATACTTTTTCCTGCAGGCACAGAAGAGTACCGCCCCCCCGAGTATGAGATGTACGGCGTGTATCATGGGGAACCAGCGACAGTGTGGTCCCTCGGGATACTGTTGTTCGTAATACTTTTCTGGGAATATCCAAGCAGACGAGACCTGCGTATGATCAGTAAGAACGTCTGGAAAAAAGAGGGCTTGTCAGAAGGTGAGAAGGATGATTTTAATTTTGGATCTTACTAGATAGATCTAAGCAATGCAGGAAAAGGAACACCTGAGCTTAGTAggataataaatgtaaatggatAACAAACATCATGTGGATGTTTGTGAAGTTTAAGGTAATAATTAGACGTCTCTCCCATCTTTCTCCACAGAATGCTGCGATTTTATTCTCTGTTGTCTGCAGAGGAGCCCAAGGAAACGGATTGAACTGCAGAAAGTCAGTCTCCACGACTGGTTTAAggtattaattacattttgaagaTTTTTAAGTCTTTTTGATTGGGTTTAATTATCAGACTCTAGACATTAGCTTTCTTATGCTACCTTTCAATACGTGCTGCAACTGTCATCTAGTCAATCCTCATATACTGCACAGATGACAAGTAGTGCTGTATGTTTAGACTTTCTGAAATATGTTTACCCGTGCTGttaaatttccattttaaaaaaaaaatcttacctttTTTGTCATACATTT includes:
- the LOC127497226 gene encoding serine/threonine-protein kinase pim-2-like; the encoded protein is MCKFNDDSFQTPVDDAPDMSDDVPEASDGLAEDTVAPQLSQPQDDERTIMEINSLSYEIGDQLGEGGFGTVYAATCLEDDRQVAVKFASSEYAKYVHIDGYSRPVPLEVALQMFANQGPRVPQIIELLDWKDEDEDDYYIMVLERPMPCQSLHDYLRNYTGTIDEDLARIIMGEVAFAAQICCQRGVFHRDIKLENLLINPGTLEVKLIDFGCGDFLTSAGYTSFAGTEEYRPPEYEMYGVYHGEPATVWSLGILLFVILFWEYPSRRDLRMISKNVWKKEGLSEECCDFILCCLQRSPRKRIELQKVSLHDWFKMADVENNNRTIMGQSNTINLTYNTET